A segment of the Amblyomma americanum isolate KBUSLIRL-KWMA chromosome 6, ASM5285725v1, whole genome shotgun sequence genome:
ACAATCGCTATGCAAGTTATCTTTTGGAATACCGTTATTATACCGAAGCTTTACTACTGAATGCCACCCCATACTTTGCGCTATTTGAATAATAAGCTCACTCAAATAGGAAACAGTTACCTTCTACAATTGGAACTCAAAGGGGAGTGAGAATTGGTTTGAATTATGCAGTGGCTGAATTAAGGAGAGTCTTTTTAATAAGCAATCAGCATGCAGCAATTTTGAATTAAAAAGACTCAACTGTATCACGCCTGATTCTTCGGCTACAAGGCAATTCCTTTGAGCTGCGAGCCTTGACTCATTCATGTAGCATAAGCATGCATAGGGTTGGCCAAAGTTGTCCAGACCACAGGGTCTCCTTTTGAGCAGTATGGTAGAGCACTTACAGAGTCTAAGGAGTTGTTGTCCTAGCGCAGAAGGTTGAGACTCCTCACCCTCTACAAGGCTCATAAGCAGACGTTTCGGCCTGGAGACTTTCGACCAACCCGATACCTAGCATATCTGCATCTAACGCAGCAAAGAGTGAGAAGCAATGGCTTTACAGAGTGAGTGGCATATCCCCACAGGTATTCACTACGTGTTCGCATTCTGTGCATGCAACCATGTCTGTCAATGATGCTCAACAATCATGCAACACAAATGCTCTTTCACACGATTCAATGTGACCCACCGTGGGGTGTGAAGTCAAAGAGGGGAGGCAGCTCACGACCGCTGGGCAGCCGGGTGCCTGGTTCGCGCAGCTCATCGAAGAAGGCATGCGCGCAGGCCTGGAGGGGACCCACACGTGCGCTGGGTGTGTATTCGAGCAGCCGGGCCACCAGGTCGATGGCCTCCGGCGGTGTCCGCGCCCGGAACACCTTGTGCCAGGGGTGTGCCTTGATCTGAGGGAACTTGAACTCTGTGTAGTTTCTGTTCATCTCGCGGATCTGCTCCTTGGAGGGCGTGCCAAGGACCTTGATGATTTCCACCAGCTGGTCCACGCCACTGTCACCCGGGAAGATGGGCTGGCCCAGCAGCAGTTCGGCTAGCACACAGCCTGCCGACCACACGTCTATCATGGTTGTGTAGTCCGTGGCACCAAAGATCAGCTCGGGGGCCCGGTAGTAGCGCGAGCAGATGTACGACACGTTGGGCTCGCCCTTGATCAACAGCTTGGCACTGTCAACAAAGCGGGGACCAACCAATGCAGCCACCATTGTCGAAGTGGTAGCTGGACCAACTCACCTGCCAAAGTCGCACAGCTTGAGAACGCCCGTCTCTGGGTCAAGCAGTAGGTTCTGAGGTTTGATGTCTCGGTGGCAAATGCCCAGAGAATGAATGTAGGCCAGGCTTCGGAACAGCTGGTACATGTAGAGCTGCGTGGGTACACATGTTCGGTTAGACATAGACCGGGTGCCTGCCACTGTGGGAGGGCACCAGCAAGCTCACCTTGATGAAGGAGATCGGGATGGTCTGCTTGGACTTGCTGTAGTGGCGCGCCACCCGGTACACGGTCTCAGGGATGTACTCGAGCACTAGGTTCAGGTACACCTCATCCTTCTTGTCGCCGCTCGAGTAGAAGAAGTACTTGAGCTTCACTATGTTACAGTGGTCCAGGCGGCGCATGATCTGCAGCTCACGGTTCTTGAAGCGCTTGTCCTGCAGCACCTTCTTGATGGCCACCAGCTGGCCCGAGTCCAGTAGCCGCGCCTGGTACACCACCCCGAAGGAGCCGTTGCCGATCACCTTGGTGTCGCAGTAGGACACCTCCTGCGGCCGGTCCGGCCCCTGGCCCGGGGTGGCCAGCACCGTGGTCACCTTGGCGCCGTCCTTGCCTGCACCGGAGCCGCGACCACTGGAGATATGTACGCCCGGGGGCCAACGCCGCGCCCGCACACcttcacttaccgggcaccaggtcGATCTCGTTTATGATATTGGTGGCCAGATCCAGATCCGAATCTAACGTGGCGCAACGCCCGATCCCCACGGGCATGCAAGAGAGAGACAGAGGAGACGACGCGCTGTGCCACGCTGCCCCCcgccctgctttttttttttcttttgatcgcGAGTCACCGGCCCCGCCGCGCTGCGCCATGTTACGAGCGTTAGGCCTACGAGCTGTACTTACTGGTTATTTTCACTCCAGCGAGAAAATTCGGCTGTTGAGGCTGCTTGTTCCCTTCAGCAAAGGAAGTCGTCCTCGGCCGTCCACTCATTATAACGTACGCTCGGGAAGATCAAAGTTCCTTGTGACTTCACATCACGGTTCTTCGGCAGACGGCAGTGCTATTAGGCCTAGCATTCAGCTGTCGATACTGCACCGTCTGCCCTACACAGCCACACGAGGCCGACCTCGCCCGGGCTCGGGCCTCCGGGTGACCATGTTCGCTGGTCTCCACTCGACTCCGTAGCACGGCGCCGGGTTTCTCTTCGGTAACCAGCGGTAGTCCGGCGGTAACGTAACTCCGTACGCGCAGCGATCAGGCATTGACCTAAACGTCACCCTCGGCTCGCGTTCGGGCTTCGTCGGCTGCCCTCGGAGAAGTTTCGAAACGAGTCGGATAAATTTTGTGCTGACGTCATAGCACCTAGCAACCGCGTCTAGCGTTCTAAACCCATGTCCTAAACAACATCCTGACCACGGAGGTTAGCCAACATGTGCACCTGTTTAATAAGCAATTACAAGGTTCTACATTTCAGCAGAGGCGATTCATAACAATGTTTCTTACGGAATATTACTGGCGTTCTGCACTTGTAGCAGACGACAAAGACGATACCCGTTTTACCTCAGCTGGTTATTGCTTCTTGCgcttgttgttattgttgttgttagcctatcaaaagatggcacatacccacactgggggatcggccaataatcgggtggctatttacctgaacgcagttaacaaaaaggaaaagcacgtgggagcgcaacaccggtgaattcttcgtcatgaacagaaaagggatgagagttttgatttcaaaattataagaataataataaagagaggggcTAGATAATGTGGAAATCACTGTAACTGATTTGCACCATTCAAGATAGCTGCGAGCAACATAAAGAAATAGATGAGGTAACATGAGCAAAAGTAATGTAGTCCGCAATAAACTAATAGCCTAGCTGGTATTAAAGGGGTCGGAAACTCATTTAAACATCATCGCATATCCGACGTCTGGAGGAAGCTAGGCAGAGAGGTCCAGATGTAGCTCTCTCGTGAAGCGACATCCTTGCATGTCGCCAGGTAGCTTCTACGTAACCAGGTAGCTTCTACGTAACTCCAGAAAACAGGCTCATGTTTAATAGCGCGGACACCGGGCAGTGCGCGTCAGGATTGCCTTCTGAAGCGCTAGTGACCCCTTGCCGCCAGCAGCCAGCCAGAAAAAGATAGATGGCATCGCGTTACAGCCTGCAAACCCGTGTACGCATACCAATTTCTGAGGCTGTTTTTTGCAGCTCAACGTTTTCCAAATGTCCAAAACCAGTTAAGAGGTGACACGTACATATCTTCATCAAACGAATGAGTGCTTTTACTGTGCGCATCTCACAAATTAAAGAAAGCATGTGTTCAAATCATAGGGGGTTCGGAATTTGCTTCAGTGGCCTCCGAGATTGCCTGTCACTCATGCTTTTGCTTCATCACAAAAGCCTAATAGAGCGATTCACAATTTGGCGCCTCCAAGGCCCCGAGGCTACATTTCGAGATTTCGAAAGGGGGCGTTACTGTCGCGTTGCCGTGTTGTCTGTCGGTCTAGGGTGCCTGTATGCCCGCTCGATGTTGGTCAGCCAAGCCAGGCAAAGCTTTGACATGTACCGTGGCTTTAAATCGCTCATTATATTAATATAAGCTATTACACTGACTTTTACGCGTGCAACATAAAGTACGCCAAAGGGTGTAAAGAAGAAACTGTCGTGTCATCTGAGCCCCTGCGGTTCGCTGTGCTGTTCTCATAGCAACAGC
Coding sequences within it:
- the LOC144093583 gene encoding glycogen synthase kinase-3 beta-like isoform X2, producing MSGRPRTTSFAEGNKQPQQPNFLAGVKITSKDGAKVTTVLATPGQGPDRPQEVSYCDTKVIGNGSFGVVYQARLLDSGQLVAIKKVLQDKRFKNRELQIMRRLDHCNIVKLKYFFYSSGDKKDEVYLNLVLEYIPETVYRVARHYSKSKQTIPISFIKLYMYQLFRSLAYIHSLGICHRDIKPQNLLLDPETGVLKLCDFGSAKLLIKGEPNVSYICSRYYRAPELIFGATDYTTMIDVWSAGCVLAELLLGQPIFPGDSGVDQLVEIIKVLGTPSKEQIREMNRNYTEFKFPQIKAHPWHKVFRARTPPEAIDLVARLLEYTPSARVGPLQACAHAFFDELREPGTRLPSGRELPPLFDFTPHELSLEPQLNATLIPAHLRGGEAAPAAGAAGSSEPAEASTSNSGPV
- the LOC144093583 gene encoding glycogen synthase kinase-3 beta-like isoform X1, giving the protein MPVGIGRCATLDSDLDLATNIINEIDLVPGKDGAKVTTVLATPGQGPDRPQEVSYCDTKVIGNGSFGVVYQARLLDSGQLVAIKKVLQDKRFKNRELQIMRRLDHCNIVKLKYFFYSSGDKKDEVYLNLVLEYIPETVYRVARHYSKSKQTIPISFIKLYMYQLFRSLAYIHSLGICHRDIKPQNLLLDPETGVLKLCDFGSAKLLIKGEPNVSYICSRYYRAPELIFGATDYTTMIDVWSAGCVLAELLLGQPIFPGDSGVDQLVEIIKVLGTPSKEQIREMNRNYTEFKFPQIKAHPWHKVFRARTPPEAIDLVARLLEYTPSARVGPLQACAHAFFDELREPGTRLPSGRELPPLFDFTPHELSLEPQLNATLIPAHLRGGEAAPAAGAAGSSEPAEASTSNSGPV